The window GGGAGCAGGACTGCGAGGACGGGACGGACGAGGCcgactgccccccccccgcgccctgCGGCCCCCACGCCTTCCGCTGCAACGACTCGTCCTGCATCCCCCGGCTCTGGGCCTGCGACGGGGACCCCAACTGCCCCGACGGCTCCGACGAGTGGCCCCGCAGCTGCGgcaccccccggccccccccgccctgcgCCCCCCTCCAGTTCGCCTGCGGCTCCGGCGAGTGCGTCCACCGGCGTTGGCGTTGTGACGGCACCCCCGATTGCCGGGACCGCTCCGACGAGGAGGGGTGCGGTGAgtgacggcggcggcggcggcggtgggggTCGATGCTCCGGCACTGTCTGACcacccccccccgtgtcccccccccctccccgcagccgcCGCCACCACGTGCCGCCCCGACCAGTTCCAGTGCGGCGACGGGCGCTGCGTGCTGGGCGTCCGGCAGTGCGACGGTGAGACCGACTGCGCCGACGGCAGCGACGAGGAGGGATGCCACAACGGTAcccgtggggatggggggggtatgatgggggggggggggtttgggggtgcccGGGTCCATGGTGGGGGGGGGTCTgacctcctgctcccccccccagtGACGCTCTGCACCGGCCCCCACGAGTTCAAGTGCCGCTCGGGCGAGTGCGTGCCGTTGGAGCGCGTCTGCGACCGGCACCGCGACTGCCGGGACTGGTCCGACGAACCCTTCAAGGAGTGCGGTACGACCGggggaccccccctcccccacccccaacaaGCTTCCGCAGGGGTTTGGGGCCCCCCCAAACTCTCACACATCCCCCCCAGGGGTGAACGAGTGCCtggacggcggcggcggctgctccCACGTCTGCCAGGACCTTCGGCTGGGCTACCAGTGCCTCTGCCCCGAGGGGCTCAGCCTGGGCCCCGACGGCAGGACCTGCGAGGGTGGGTGCTGCCCCCAGGGACCCCTCCCGaccccctgggaccccccccgaCCCTCCCATGGGACACCCCGACCCtgagggacccccccccagacaCCCTGACCCCCAGAGACCCCTCCTGACcaccccagggacaccccaaCCCCCTCTGGGACCCTCCCCCAACCCCTCTGACCCCCTCCCCGGGACCCCCTgacccccccaatcccccctGACCCCCCTgaccccccagggacccccctgaccccccccagggaccccctgaccccccagggaccccccctgacccccccgaccccccagggaccccccctgACCTCCCTCCATAGGACCCCCCgacccccccgaccccccctGACCGCCCCCGTCCCCCCAGACATCGACGAGTGCCGCGACCCCCGCacctgcagccagctctgcctcaACCTGCCCGGCAGCTACAAGTGCGACTGCGGGGGGGGGTACCGGCTGGAGCCCAGCACCCACGCCTGCCGCGCCCTGGGTGGGTGACCCCCCCCTTAGCCTTGTTTGCACCCCCCATTCCCGCACAttgccccccccctccccctttgcACCCCCATTTCTCCCCCCTCACACCCAGCTTTgcaccccccaaccccccccccagcacccccatccctgcccctctgcaccccccagctcccccttcTGCACCCCAATTcctgcacacccccccccggtgACTGCTGCAGGTTTGGGGTGCGGGTTGGGGGCTGGGCGCAgctttgggggtgctgggggggggtttggggtgctgggggggggatcTGGCGGCGGGTGcagggggggtttggggggtccGGCAGTGGGTgcggggggggtttggggggtccGGCAGTGGGTGCGGGGGGGGGTCCAGCAGTGGGGTGCAgcgcctgccccccccccccgcccaggcccccccgccgccctcctCTTCACCAACCGGCACGAGATCCGGCGCTTGGCGCTGGACGGCGGCGAGTACCGGCGTCTGCTGGGCCCCCTCGCGCACGCCGCCGCGCTGGACGCCGACGTGGCCGCCGGCACCGTCTACTGGGCCGACCTCACCCAGAGAAAGATCTACCGGTGAggggacccccccgccccccgggaccccccccaacccctgggaccccccaccccaccccgggGTCCCCGCCGTGACCCGTCCCGTCCCCTCAGGTCGCCGCTGAGCGGCGCGACGAACGACAGCCGGCACGTCACCATCATCGGGACGGGGCTGGGGTCGCCCGACGGCGTCGCGCTGGACTGGGTCCACCAGAACCTGTACTGGACCGACTCGCGGCTCGGTACCGTCTCGGTGGCCGACGCCGGCGGCCGACGCCGCAAGACGTTGGTGCGGGAAGCCGGGGCCAAGCCCCGCGGCATCGCGGTGGATCCGCTGCACGGGtacggggggacggggggacggggaatACGGTCGGGGGGGTGGGAAACGGGTCCAGCtcacccccccccttcccctcccagttACATGTACTGGACAGACTGGGGAGCCAGCGCCAAGATCGCCAAGGGCGGCCTCAACGGCGTCGACCAGTTCCCGCTGGTGACCGAGGGCGTCGAGTGGCCCAACGGGATAACGCTGGGTGAGCTGCCGCGGCgggccccatcctgccccggtccccatccccatcccgtccccatccccatcctgccccggtccccatcccatcccgtccccatcctgccccggtccccatccccatcccgtccccatccccatcctgccccggtccccatcccatcccgtccccatcCTGCCCCGGTCCCCATCCTGTCCtgggccccatcctgccccagtccccatcccgtcccggtccccatcccatccccatccccatcccggccccatccccatcccgtcccggccccatcctgccccggtccccatccccatcccgtccTGggccccatcccatccccatccccatcccatccccatccccatcccatccccatccccatcccgtcccggccccatcctgccccggtccccatccccatcccgtccTGggccccatcccatccccatccccatcccgtccTGggccccatcccatccccatccccatcccatccccatccccatcccatccccatccccatcccggcccggccccatcctgccctggtccccatcccatcccggTCCCCATCCCCTGTGTGTCCCCAGCCCTATCTTCacgtccccatgtccccacatatccccatccctgccccccatgtcccccccatgtcccccctccccgtatccccccccaccccctctgGTACCGCCtgacccccccccgccccccagaCCTGCCCTCCCAGCGCCTGTACTGGGTGGACTCGCGGCTCCACACGCTCTCCAGCGTGGACGTGGACGGGGGCCGCCGCCGCACCATCCTGGCCGACCCCCAGGTGCTCGCCCACCCCTTCGCCGTCACCGTCTTCGAGGTgagcccctcccccccccagccccccccccagcccccccccgttcccccgcagcctccccacccccccgtccccgcaggACACCGTCTTCTGGAGCGACGTCCTGAGCGAGGCCATCTTCAGCGCCGACCTCCGGACGGGCGCCCACGTGCGCAGGGTGGCCCCGGAGCTGCTCTCCCCCGAGGACGTCGTCGTCCTGCACCCCCTCCGCCAGCCCCCAGGTACCCCCCGACCACGgcccctcccccagccccccgtccccatccccatcccatccccatcccatcccatccccttcCCATCCTGTTCCCGTTCCCATCCCGTTCCCATCTCATTCCCATTCCTgttcccatcccatcccgttcccgtccccatcctcatccccatcccatccccatcccatcccatccccttcCCATCCTGTTCCCgttcccatcccatcccatccccatccccatcccatcccatccccatcccatcccatccccatcccatccccttcCCATCCTGTTCCCgttcccatcccatcccatccccatccccatccccttcccatccccatccccatcccatcccatccccatcccatcccatccccatccccatccccatcccatccccatccccatcccatccccatcccatcccatcccaatccccatcccatccccatccccatccccatccccatccccatccccttcccatccccatccccatcccatccccttcccatccccatccccatccccatccccatccccatcccatccccatccccatccccatccccatccccatccccttcccatccccatccccatcccatccccatcccatcccatccccttcccatccccatccccatccccatcccatccccatcccatcccatcccatcccaatccccttcccatcccatcccaatcCCCATCCCATTCCCGTTCCCGCCTGTCGTCTCCCCAGGTGCCGATCGCTGCTCGGAGGCCGACGGGGGCTGCGGGTTCCTCTGCCTCCCCGCGCCCCAGCTGggcccccgctccccccgctaCACCTGCGCCTGCCCCGACGGCCAGCGCCTGGCGCCCGACGGCCGCGCCTGCCTGACAGGTACCCCGcaccccccgcaccccaccctgcaccccaccctgcaccccccgcaccccccgcaccccgcaccccaccctgcacccactgcaccccccgcaccccccgcaccccgcaccccaccctgcaccccaccctgcaccccccctgcaccccccgcatccccccctgcaccccctgcaccctgcaccccaccctgcaccccccacaccccctgcaccccccctgcaccccccgcatccccccctgcaccccccgcaccccccgcaccccgcaccccaccctgcaccccaccctgcaccccccgcaccccctgcaccccaccctgcacccactgcaccccctgcacccccctgcaccccgcaccccaccctgcacccccctgcaccccgcactccaccctgcaccccccacaccccccctgcaccccccacaccccccgcaccccccgcaccccgcaccccaccctgcaccccccacaccccccctgcaccccccgcacccctcctgcaccccccacacccccctgcaccccaccctgcacccccccgcaccccccacaccccctgcactgcctgcacccccccacaccccccacaccccctgcatcccccctgcaccccccccgcaccccccacaccccctgcactgcctgcacccccccacaccccccacccccccagcctccccctgccccccactcactctccccacccccctcccccagacCCCTCGGCCCCGACGGAcgccgcccccagcccccccccagcccccccgcagcccccgaCGCCCAGCGGGGACCCCCACGGCCACGGGGCGtccccgggccccgccgccgccagcagCTCCGCCAGCACCGCCGGCACCTCCAGCAACGCCACAGCAGGTACCAGCCCCACGGCCTGCCCCACGGCCTGCCCCACAGCTCATCCCAGCCCCATAGCCTGCCCCATGGCCCTGTCCATGGCTCATCTCAGCCCCACAGCTCAGCCCCAAAGCCCTTCTCAGCCCCTCATCTCAGCCCCAcagcccggcccagccccacagcccatCTCAGCCCCACATCTCAGCCCTTGTCAGcccatcccagccccacagcccttGTCAGCCCCTCATCTCAGCCGCACAGCCCATCCCAGCCCCATggccctgccccacagctcaTCCCAGCCCCTCATCTCAGCCCCACAGCTCATCTCAGCCCCACAGCTCATCCCAGCCCCTCATCTCAGCCCCACAGCTCAtctcagccccacagcccatcccagccccacggccctgccccacagctcaTCCCAGCCCCTCAtctcagccccacagcccaTCCCAGCCCCTCATTTCAGCCCCACGGCTCATCCCAGCCCCACggccctgccccacagcccatCCCAGCCCCACGGCCCATCCCAGCCCCACGGCTCGGGGCTGACGGCCgcctctcccctttcccaggcGGCAGCGGTGACGCCGTGGGGCAGGTGGGGAGCAGGACGGGGCCGACGGCGCTCGCGGTCGTCCTGCCCCTGGGTGAGTGGGGGGCtccaggcgggggggggggccgaattgggggggggggggggggtcctcgAGCGGGGggcactgctggggggggagggggggtgctGGGTCACAAACTGGGGGGTCCTggcagggggggggggtgtgtcccATCGCCAGGGTCCCCCctgacaccccccacccccccccagtgtTCCTCATCCTCGCGGCCTTCGTCTCCCGCGGGCTCTGGCGCGGCTGGCGCCGGCGCAGCACCAACAGCATCAACTTCGACAACCCCGTTTACCAGAAAACCACCCGGGACGAGGAGCccccgggctgggggcaggggggcttCAGCTACCCCATggtgagctggggggggctggggggggctgggacccccagggtgagctggggggggctgggacccccatggtgagctgggggggctggggggggggctgggacccccagggtgagctgggggggctgggggggggctggggggggggcttcAGCTACCCCAtggtgagctgggggggggggctgggacccccagggtgagctgggggggctggggggggctggggggggggctgggaccccccccagggtgagctgggggggctggggggggggctgggacccccagggtgagctgggggctgggggggggctggaccCCCATAGTgagctggggggctgggggcttcAGCTACCCCATggtgagctggggggggctgggacccccagggtgagctgggggggctgggggggggctgggacccccatggtgagctgggggggggctggggggggggttgggacCCCCATGGTGAGCTGgggggaggggttggggggcagggggggcttCAGCTGCCCgatggggggctggggggggtgtgtgctcAGCTGCCCCACGGCAGGGCTCTGTGCCCCCCAAGCGGCTGGTACCTGTGGGGCAGGCGGggggctcccagccccactgacccccccctcccccccccagcgccaGGCCGTCAGCCTGGAGAGCGACGTGGCCTGAGAAGATGGGGgggcccctccccccccccccaaaaccctgaGGAGGCGCCGGACCCTGcgccccacccccaccccggcgGGACCCCGGGGGCTGCGGACAGAcacccctcccccaccccgggAGGCGCGTGGGGGGCGACCccagggtgggggtgggggggctgcacccGTCGGGGCGGGTGTACGCGCGTGTGCGCGGGCGTGCGAGGCCAACCCCGGGTGTGCACAGGCGTGCGCAGTCGtgcctgacccccccccccgtcccgtcccgccgtGCGGTTGCACGTGGGCGTGCGTGGCCGTACGCGCTTGTGCACGCGGTTGCACGTGTCTGGCTGTGCGTGTGCcgtgcacacaccccccccccagttgtttctggggtttttgtggggtttggggtttttttgttttgttcttttgggtttttttggtttttttaccgAAAACTGTGAAAAAAGCACCAGAAACCCGCGGCCTCCTGCTGCGGGGGCGGGGGTCCCTTCGCACGCCAGGGGGGTCCCTCGCACGAG of the Balearica regulorum gibbericeps isolate bBalReg1 chromosome 30, bBalReg1.pri, whole genome shotgun sequence genome contains:
- the LDLR gene encoding low-density lipoprotein receptor isoform X1, yielding MLLLLLLLRGAMAAPGADTELCGQSEFRCRDGSCIASAWVCDGSAECRDGSDETPETCRSVSCSPSEFSCGGHRRRCVPASWRCDGHRDCDNGSDELDCPPRACAGDELRCGSGGCVSHAFVCDGEQDCEDGTDEADCPPPAPCGPHAFRCNDSSCIPRLWACDGDPNCPDGSDEWPRSCGTPRPPPPCAPLQFACGSGECVHRRWRCDGTPDCRDRSDEEGCAAATTCRPDQFQCGDGRCVLGVRQCDGETDCADGSDEEGCHNVTLCTGPHEFKCRSGECVPLERVCDRHRDCRDWSDEPFKECGVNECLDGGGGCSHVCQDLRLGYQCLCPEGLSLGPDGRTCEDIDECRDPRTCSQLCLNLPGSYKCDCGGGYRLEPSTHACRALGPPAALLFTNRHEIRRLALDGGEYRRLLGPLAHAAALDADVAAGTVYWADLTQRKIYRSPLSGATNDSRHVTIIGTGLGSPDGVALDWVHQNLYWTDSRLGTVSVADAGGRRRKTLVREAGAKPRGIAVDPLHGYMYWTDWGASAKIAKGGLNGVDQFPLVTEGVEWPNGITLDLPSQRLYWVDSRLHTLSSVDVDGGRRRTILADPQVLAHPFAVTVFEDTVFWSDVLSEAIFSADLRTGAHVRRVAPELLSPEDVVVLHPLRQPPGADRCSEADGGCGFLCLPAPQLGPRSPRYTCACPDGQRLAPDGRACLTDPSAPTDAAPSPPPAPPQPPTPSGDPHGHGASPGPAAASSSASTAGTSSNATAGGSGDAVGQVGSRTGPTALAVVLPLVFLILAAFVSRGLWRGWRRRSTNSINFDNPVYQKTTRDEEPPGWGQGGFSYPMRQAVSLESDVA
- the LDLR gene encoding low-density lipoprotein receptor isoform X2 — protein: MLLLLLLLRGAMAAPGADTELCGQSEFRCRDGSCIASAWVCDGSAECRDGSDETPETCRSVSCSPSEFSCGGHRRRCVPASWRCDGHRDCDNGSDELDCPPRACAGDELRCGSGGCVSHAFVCDGEQDCEDGTDEADCPPPAPCGPHAFRCNDSSCIPRLWACDGDPNCPDGSDEWPRSCGTPRPPPPCAPLQFACGSGECVHRRWRCDGTPDCRDRSDEEGCAAATTCRPDQFQCGDGRCVLGVRQCDGETDCADGSDEEGCHNVTLCTGPHEFKCRSGECVPLERVCDRHRDCRDWSDEPFKECGVNECLDGGGGCSHVCQDLRLGYQCLCPEGLSLGPDGRTCEDIDECRDPRTCSQLCLNLPGSYKCDCGGGYRLEPSTHACRALGPPAALLFTNRHEIRRLALDGGEYRRLLGPLAHAAALDADVAAGTVYWADLTQRKIYRSPLSGATNDSRHVTIIGTGLGSPDGVALDWVHQNLYWTDSRLGTVSVADAGGRRRKTLVREAGAKPRGIAVDPLHGYMYWTDWGASAKIAKGGLNGVDQFPLVTEGVEWPNGITLDLPSQRLYWVDSRLHTLSSVDVDGGRRRTILADPQVLAHPFAVTVFEDTVFWSDVLSEAIFSADLRTGAHVRRVAPELLSPEDVVVLHPLRQPPGADRCSEADGGCGFLCLPAPQLGPRSPRYTCACPDGQRLAPDGRACPPPPDPSAPTDAAPSPPPAPPQPPTPSGDPHGHGASPGPAAASSSASTAGTSSNATAGGSGDAVGQVGSRTGPTALAVVLPLVFLILAAFVSRGLWRGWRRRSTNSINFDNPVYQKTTRDEEPPGWGQGGFSYPMRQAVSLESDVA